The following are from one region of the Nicotiana tabacum cultivar K326 chromosome 3, ASM71507v2, whole genome shotgun sequence genome:
- the LOC142177012 gene encoding uncharacterized protein LOC142177012 yields MATPPNFEEGQSTYRPPRFNGQYYGWWKTRMHHFIMDEDFELWDVICDGPFVPTKNLGDPLVSIPKTRKEFDDVDRKSIEKNFRTKTILVCGIGPNEYNRISACQSAKDWKALQTAREGTTQVKQSKIDMLTTEYELFRMKGDESIQDMHT; encoded by the coding sequence atggctaCTCCTCCAAACTTCGAAGAAGGCCAGTCTACTTACAGACCACCTAGGTTCAATGGACAGTATTATGGATGGTGGAAAACTAGGATGCACCACTTCATCATGGATGAAGATTTTGAGCTATGGGATGTCATCTGTGATGGACCTTTTGTTCCTACCAAGAATCTTGGAGATCCTCTTGTATCCATTCCCAAAACAAGGAAGGAATTCGATGATGTTGATCGAAAGTCCATAGAAAAGAATTTTCGTACAAAGACAATTCTTGTTTGTGGCATTGGTCCTAATGAATATAATAGGATATCAGCATGCCAATCAGCAAAAGACTGGAAGGCTCTTCAGACAGCTCGTGAGGGAACAACACAGGTGAAACAATCCAAGATTGATATGCTCACAACTGAATATGAGCTATTCAGGATGAAAGGTGATGAATCCATTCAAGATATGCATACTTGA
- the LOC142177013 gene encoding secreted RxLR effector protein 161-like translates to MHRSISLLYLTASRPDIVFKVGSCARFQSNPRVSHLKAAERMLRYLKETQDLVLNYPSGYLVDGKNTSGMAHSLGSCLISWGTRKQNSMAIPTTEAGYVAAASYSAQLLWIKQQLEDLGGKY, encoded by the exons ATGCATAGAAGCATATCACTCTTGTATCTCACTGCAAGCAGACCAGACATTGTGTTCAAAGTGGGTTCTTGTGCAAGGTTTCAGTCAAATCCAAGGGtgtctcatctgaaggctgctGAAAGAATGTTGAGATATCTTAAAGAAACACAGGACCTGGTTCTCAACTATCCTTCAG GTTATCTGGTGGACGGGAAAAACACGTCTGGAATGGCACATTCTCTAGGTTCCTGTCTTatctcatggggtacaaggaAGCAAAATTCAATGGCAATCCCAACAACTGAAGCAGGATATGTAGCAGCAGCCTCCTAtagtgctcaattgttgtggatcaagcaGCAGTTGGAAGACCTTGGGGGAAAATATTGA